A single genomic interval of Oryza sativa Japonica Group chromosome 7, ASM3414082v1 harbors:
- the LOC4343214 gene encoding auxin-responsive protein SAUR68, translated as MVSSLRLAEISRKWSGSGSSKVTSPTAAAAACPRGHFAAYTRDGSRFFVPIACLASDTFRELLSTAEEEFGSPGGRPIVLPCSADRLHQILAAFRSASGKNKCSPPSGSGGRAGGRTKIW; from the coding sequence atgGTGAGCTCACTGAGGCTAGCCGAGATCTCCAGGAAGTGGAGCGGGTCAGGGTCGAGCAAGGTGacgtcgccgacggcggcggcggcggcgtgcccgcGGGGGCACTTCGCGGCGTACACCCGGGACGGCAGCCGGTTCTTCGTCCCCATCGCCTGCCTCGCCAGCGACACCTTCCGGGAGCTCCTCagcacggcggaggaggagttCGGCTCCCCCGGCGGCCGCCCCATCGTGCTCCCTTGCTCCGCCGACCGCCTCCACCAGATCCTCGCCGCCTTCCGCTCCGCCTCCGGCAAGAACaagtgctcgccgccgtccggctccggcggccgcgccggcggcaggACCAAGATTTGGtag